The sequence TCTATAATTTGGTAAAAAAAATACTTTGTACAATTGAACCAATTGATTCATATTAactaaatttaggatttaattgtttaTTCTTGTTAAAGACGAGAAAGCTCTGTGTTCACTTTTGGTGAGTTTCAATTGCAGATAATAAACATTAGTGGTGGAAAAGAAGTGTTCGTTGCAATTGAAGGATGTTATAGTCCACTGGGTTTCAATGGGATTATATGCAAACATGGGAAAGGAAGGTTCCTTTGGCAGTGAATGTCGGAACTTAATTTTTGATTAGCAACAGCAATGGGTATCatattgcttttatttttatctgtCTACTAAAACTTAAGAGTAATTTTGAATAATAACTTTTGTTTTTTATCCGTTTTTTCCTTATCTATCTTTTTCGGGTGTTCCTCAAGGGACAATTAACCGTTTCGCTATAAACATTATTTCATTTCGTTACTTAGATGTAtcaaaattggcccaaaaatATATAACACGCTCATTATGTACTTAAATACCTATCAATTCATCTGATGTACTTAAGCGATGATTAGAACTTTGTTAAGGTACTATTTCAATTTGAATAAAAAGGAGTATAAATAATTGAAGATGTATATATAGTTGGTCGAACGTTAAACACTCTGAGTAGTTGTTTTAAGAAATACTCAATCATTAATAATACAATTGCATAATGCAATCGTGGAATGAAGTCCCATTTCTTGTCAAGGCTGAGCTGCCATATATTTGAATAAGAGAATTGGAAGGACGAAAGCTACTCATTTTGGAAAACTAAAAGGATGATTTTTACTTATTGATATATTTTATGGGTGAAGTGTAGATTTTTGGGTAAACTTTAAGGATGTATTTGGCCAAAaaattctctttctttcacttctttcacATCAGCCCAAATCTTTTTACTACTATATCCTCTACATGCAATCTTTTGCGTCTGACCGCCTTTGAAGCAGAAGCGGTTGAAATGTATGGGTACCGGTTCAACTGAATTCATTAATTTTAatgtaaaatataaaattatatataaaaatatattaatattattctctctgtttcaatttagataacACATTTTTCTTATTAGTCCGTTTCAAAAATAACGATACATTTCAATAattagaaataattcaactttaaattcttcattttacttattttacctttaataataaatttttataacTATACAAATATCATGGCTCCACAAAATTTTTACCTGTCAAGTATTTAAAATAACAAATTTCTAAGTctcattttttttccttaaacttCGTACCAAGTCAAACTACCTTATCTAAATTGAAACAAACGGAGTAATATATAGCAATATGAAcccaaaacttttaaaaaataataggtTCAGTACTAAATTTTTTAAAGGTTGAACTTACAAAACTTAAATTCTAGGTCCGTCCATCTTTGTAGCATTCTCTGCCACGCACCTTGTACATGTAATCTTACGACTGCACCTAATCTCTTCGCTCTTTTCCTTTTTGCCTATATAAAACTATGTCTTCCACATTTGAAGAAAGGCAAGATAtttggaacaacaacaatcaactaATGGTAAAataacttttctttcttttccactTTAAAATAGAGATAAACACCTCAATTTAATAATATgccttgtgttttttttttttggcaggAATATCAAGTGAGTTATGATGAGGACGATTCTCTGTATGTAGAGCCATGGGGAGGCTATGGTGGAACTGAGTGGAACTGAAAGGTCCTAGTAAGGAAATATATATTGCATATTTTGGTGGTGTTATTGACTATATCATGTTCCGAACCATAAACAGTACCAAAAAAGGCTTAATCCTTCAGTCACCAAAATTTGGTGGCTTTTGTACGAGAGTAACAAAGGTATGATGATAACTGGTTAGTAGAGACGGATCTAGGATTTGAATttaatgggttcaaaatttattatttttatatatttaataatattttgagCAAAAATATAAGGTAGATATAGGATTTGAACTATGGGTGTTTATCGGGCTGGCTGGGACGGGCTGAATGGGAAAACCCCCAGCCCGTTCGGTTAGCGGGCGGGCTGTTAGCGGGCTGGGGATAACGAGCTGTTATAGGGATgggatttttcgggttttcgtGGGCCGTACGGGTTAGGGCTCGGGCGGGCCGGGctcaaatttttttcttttttctttttaatttaaattttatttttcttattcaatgttattgatagttaagtatttgcaaacttttaagggttagaattaaactttgaagtttaaagtttaaagttttaaatttgaaatttgtattttataattataaaattgaaattggaaagtaagtggctacaaaaaaattatttaataagagtaTAAGACCAATAGGCAAATGTAAGGAACAAACTTCGAAggctttcatttatatttttaatatttcaaattaatttgcaagttcttttttgattttttattatttttgaacttgcaaattaaaacttaaaagtttacaataattataaaaaataagaaatagtacatcacatgctttgcatcatttttgtaagttcttccatgtcaacatgaggttcttggtttccgggattggttgaatcggaaccataaaccattatatctccaatttttTGGTCCTCCTCTTCGTCTAcctcgtcacgcccttgatttcgccgttctgatcttatccaatctttGAAGCATactagaatttccaaagcgtTGCTGCCCAATGAATGACAGGTATCTCCTAGCtgctgccttgcttggctaaatgcgctctctgatgcgactgttgaaatcggcacatttagcacgtctcgagccatggccgaaagaacaggaaattgatttgagttgctcctccaccaactcagCGGTAGAAAATCCTTTGTGAGGGGCTCtggtgacttttgcaagtagaattgtagttcatcaatattcctgctactggtttgttgatgctctcctagtgtagaccaaatctGATAATCTTGAACACAATCATCATCATCCATTGTTGTTCCAGATGTTGAAGGGTtagttgaaggaatatttgcatctacaaccgaacaagcatcaacaatgttagcataataattatataaagtttgtaaatgtATGTGTAGctcagaaatacaagtgtcaatatcaggagtttcagttgggccaatatccatataagtatataaagctctAATTAATTGGCGACACTTTATCATTTTGACTGTAGGGTTTAAAATaacaccaattaggtaaatatagagaattgggtagaaatactttttaaacttatctagcatagattcaacaacagtAGCATATCCTTCTTTCTgcttcaaattatgtagtaaaagaaaaatttcagcaatatgaactaaaccatttgaaatggtaggataataagctccagaaaactcaagtgtagccacataaaatttttgtaaaaattgtataACATCATGAATGACTTtccaagttctagatgttaacaaacggttaggattggtacaatgagaattagcaacttcagttataggcattatatatttataacaacatcttaagaacaaataagtataattccacctagtaactatttcttcaggcatgagtcttggttttagtccatagtgtacacatttttccttaaatgcatttaatctagcacttctattatttccttgaattacaccaacaacTCTTCTAATTAAAGTAATttcatctctaaataattcaaggtcactcttcacaatcaagttataaatatgacatgcacatctaacatgaaatatttcaggaattggtgggtgtagatgcaattttaatattgtaatagcagcagtgttgttagaagcattatcaaatgacatacacaaaactttttctacaagattataaaatatagcaacttcatgtatagtattacttataaatgcaccagtatgactttgatctttatcatatttaaaagcaataatacgtttttgcatacaaaaattatcatctatccaatggcatataacagtcaaataatcatttccattcagaacacgaccaatatcagaagtaagagaaactttacaaggaagacttgcgaacaaataacgtatatatgtctgatattgtccaaaaagcctaaagatatcagctctacaagtacttctaggaatacctttaaacatagggttataaattctttgaatataagtaacaagatatggtgaagaagcaaaactaaaaggtaaacaacctaaaacaatcattttagctaattcttctCGATCTTTTTTAATATCGTATTTACCCATTAACCCCCCAGTGACCGGGTTAAGTTTTTGTTGCCCAGCTTCATCGCCTACTCCCCAATCAATAGGATGAATTTCTTCCATgtgcctacgaagttgacccgtTCCCCCATTCTTACCGGGCTCGTGTTTATAAACTTCATTACATATTTtacattttacatattttttttgatcttctagtctttcaaaaaacatccaacacttacttcttaatcgtcgattcttcttaatagggagAGGAGGCCTACTTGTTGCACCTGCACCCCTAAcattttgagtttgactagcattaccaggtGTAGGTGGTGGTGTGTCAAGATTATCGggtgattgaatatcatctaacaaagcatctaaatcatcatctacaccataattttcttgcattcgctcataatctacatttaaattttcaggtgaactttcagaaatatgtgtaaagctactagaagaaccaacACCATCTCTTGttctttttgaagttttcttACTACCACCTCTAGTGCACGCTTTTTTGGCCGCTCTACGTAAATCCATtatataaattaaagtaagaaattaaagtaagaaattaaattaagaaattaagttaagaaattcaagtaagaaattaaattaagaaactaaataagaaactaattaataaaataagtgtacaccaaataagagaaagagatggaacgagtgtaccGGGATTCCTTATGCCgcactaattttgaatttttgatatcaaaattcaaacttcaattgatagaccgaaacttgatagttgataatacttgaatacttgataattgataccacacttcacttgaataattgatatttgataataataattttgtaatggctaaactaaataattgatgaaacttgaaataataaataattgagaatttaagaactataatatcaagagagaattgagagtttgatacttgagagagaattagagtagtaagagagtgaatttgtgagaaaaaatgaagaagaaggggggctatttatagattttggGGTGGGAGGGCTATATTATTAATGGGGGCCATTAATGGGGGGCCGAAATTGGCCATTTTTGCAATTTCTGGTTGTTCCCCAACGGTCATTTCTGAATTTGACCGTTGGGAACGGtccaatttaatttttaaaaaaaattcaaacgaAAACCGGGCTGCTAACGGGTTGCAGCCCGTGTTCAGCCCGTTAAGGAAAGTCGGGCTTAACGGGTTCGGGGCACCGTTAGTCTAAACGTGAACGTACACAACCCGACCCCCGTCCCAACCCGCCCCAACGTGAACAGTAGCGGGCTGAACCGGGCTGATCCGGGTTGAAGCGGGCTGAAAACGGGTCAGCCCGGCCCAATTAACACCCATAATTTGAACTATGGGTTCAAATTCACAATTCTACCACATCTTATCTAATTTAATaggttcaaaatttattatttatacatatttaataattttttatataaaaatacagGCGTAGATGATGATGGATTCTACACTGGATACACCTCTGATTGTTAGCCAACATAGTAATTCTAAATTTTATTTCACGTCAAAAGTATTTGGTTCACTCATTTTCAGTATGTGTATAACAAACATTAATTTGTTTGAAATTAAGGcataattattgttattattgttttgcTAGGTGACTTTTGAGAAAGCGCCCTTGGAATATTTGACAGGAATAACAGGGACTTTGGGTCGTTTTAATGGCCATTTGGTTGTAAAATCTCTATGTTTTATAACCAATGTGAAGAGTTATGGACCTTTTGATTCTGAGCGTGTGCCTGATTCTGGGAAAAGAAGCTCTTTTCATCCTCTGATGAAAGATTGGGCTATTGTTGGATTTTACAGGCACGCTGGCTCGTACCTTGATGCT is a genomic window of Nicotiana tabacum cultivar K326 chromosome 16, ASM71507v2, whole genome shotgun sequence containing:
- the LOC142170622 gene encoding mannose/glucose-specific lectin-like, which translates into the protein MMMDSTLDTPLIVSQHSNSKFYFTSKVTFEKAPLEYLTGITGTLGRFNGHLVVKSLCFITNVKSYGPFDSERVPDSGKRSSFHPLMKDWAIVGFYRHAGSYLDAIGIYLQKITRPTLPEELEFDDQKSEEGGG